AATTGGCTTAATCCTTGAATACGACGACGTTTGCTATTCTCAACAACGGTTGAATTGACTCCGGGGAGAATTTCCGTGCGAACAAGAACGGAAAACCCCGCCGTTGCTTCGTCGCCGGTGAACCAGAGCCGTTGGTCCCGTCGTCACCGTATCGAGGCTCGTCTTTTCTTAGCCGTGAGATCAACTGAGGCCCAATCTCGGACTCCACGTACATGCGCGGGTGACCGTCGAAGCTGCCGTTCCAGTCCACGTGTGTTAAAGTGGCTGGCACTGCGCCACGTGGATCCCGCATGTGTATGAGGGTGGGAAAATAGTTTTCCTCCGGGTAACATGTGTCCCACACCACACACGGTTGGTTGAACTTCGCCCATATCAGCTCGTCACCAACGACGAGCTTCGCGTGCTTACGTGTCAGCGACCAAAACTGCGACCCAATCCTGAAATCCTCCAACGCAACCTCCGGCAACATCGAGTCTTTTCCACGCGCCGCCCACCTATCGTAACTCCCGACCTCGTTGTTCAGTATCTCGataaagcttttctttgaccGAGTTAGCGTTTTGTAGGTGAAATCAAAAGAGTGAATGGGAATGCAAGAGGCAGACAAGAGGACAAACATGTAATTGGAACGATCATGAAGCAGCGCGTGAGCCAATAACCTCCGGGCAGCGGAAGCGAGAGTCGGGGTGAAACGGAGAGCGGGTTTTGAAGGGATGACTCGGTGAGCGAACACACCCGAGAACGGCGGGTCGTAAGGGTAACTCGGGTCGGCATGGACATAAACATTGAAGAGATCTTTGGGGGTTTGGTTAAAATAAAGCTCCCAAAGCGGAGCGAAAGGCAGAGGCGAAATAGTGAGGAATAAAAATGCAATCTTTTTGGGTGAACCAGGAGGGAGTTTTGAGTTGACTCGGGAAGCGGCTCGGAAGAGTGAATCGTCGTCATGCAATGGTAAAGGCAGTGGCTTGGAAGAGAATCTTTGTTGGGTTTTGGGCGGAGGGTCCAAATCTGGAACTAGGTTGTGTCCGGAACCGTCGTGGACGGTGGTTGTCGGCGAAGTGATTGTAATAATAACGGCTAAAGGCAAGCAGAGGAGTAAAGCACAAAAAAGACAGAGTGGGGTTGGGGACAGCATGGTTTTCttcccttctttttctctttgttcTGTTGAGTGGAAAGAGAGTGACTTTGAGACAGACCCTTGAGAAAGAATCtcagaggaaaaggaaaaatgtgggatttggtatattttctgtggaataattaattattttattatgctaTCATTTTATCCCAAtacaaaattttgttagacaGAAATTGGTTTGGTCAAACtgattttgacttttttatattttttaatttaataaaaaaatataattttaagaacTTAAGATATTAGGTTAAGtgtaaaatcaaattataaagttttgATACTTTGATGATTTTGACCACAAATCAGCTTTGCCTCATTTATTTATAACTAGTTTGACTCCTAtccataataaataataataattactgTGCCTAATTTGAAGATTGGGTCTGGGCTTGCAAAAACATTTGGTTGGGTTAAGTGGGCCACTCTAAACTTCACAATTGGTTTCAAAGGGCTCCTAGCACTTGGTATTGGACTTGTTTAAGGCCTTTAATAATGTATCCAATTTCAAAACTCGGATTTGATTAATTCGAAATCCAACTTGGCACAATCCGATAGGATAATAATAACTCAGCAAATTGAATCTTTCCAATTTGAGCTCAAAATAATTTGAGACATTGAATTTGAGATGATTTATACCTAAAATAACTCGAACTCAGGTGTTAAACTTGAAATGACTTGACTAATACTAATAAGAATATGCCGCCTTTGGGCTCTTGAGCTATGATTCTCACCTTCTTTGCCTCATATAGTGTGTGGGTCCAAAGAAGTAAGCTCAATG
The nucleotide sequence above comes from Gossypium raimondii isolate GPD5lz chromosome 13, ASM2569854v1, whole genome shotgun sequence. Encoded proteins:
- the LOC105783859 gene encoding glycosyltransferase BC10 → MLSPTPLCLFCALLLCLPLAVIITITSPTTTVHDGSGHNLVPDLDPPPKTQQRFSSKPLPLPLHDDDSLFRAASRVNSKLPPGSPKKIAFLFLTISPLPFAPLWELYFNQTPKDLFNVYVHADPSYPYDPPFSGVFAHRVIPSKPALRFTPTLASAARRLLAHALLHDRSNYMFVLLSASCIPIHSFDFTYKTLTRSKKSFIEILNNEVGSYDRWAARGKDSMLPEVALEDFRIGSQFWSLTRKHAKLVVGDELIWAKFNQPCVVWDTCYPEENYFPTLIHMRDPRGAVPATLTHVDWNGSFDGHPRMYVESEIGPQLISRLRKDEPRYGDDGTNGSGSPATKQRRGFPFLFARKFSPESIQPLLRIANVVVFKD